A region of Methyloversatilis discipulorum DNA encodes the following proteins:
- a CDS encoding YggL 50S ribosome-binding family protein, which translates to MSHHRSRRLRKKLHIDEFQELGFEVAFRLRDGLSADEMGAFWDAFIGDAIEGNGLLYGGSTRGMACLRKRGSANEQHREAVRAWLAGRPEVSETEVGPLIDVWYPAA; encoded by the coding sequence ATGTCACACCACCGTTCGCGCCGCCTGCGCAAGAAGCTGCACATCGACGAGTTTCAGGAACTTGGCTTCGAGGTGGCCTTCCGGCTGCGCGATGGTCTGTCGGCGGACGAGATGGGCGCCTTCTGGGACGCCTTCATCGGCGACGCGATCGAGGGCAACGGGCTGCTCTATGGCGGCTCGACGCGCGGGATGGCCTGTCTGCGCAAACGCGGGTCGGCCAACGAACAGCATCGCGAAGCGGTGCGTGCCTGGCTCGCGGGGCGGCCGGAGGTGAGCGAGACGGAGGTCGGGCCACTGATCGACGTCTGGTATCCGGCGGCGTAG
- a CDS encoding HAD hydrolase-like protein: protein MRTHPLILFDFDGTLADSFHLFLDAWTHAAQRHGFRAVDTTDLDRLRRMSARDIVVEAGLSLWKLPAVVATMRGYVRERADEVKLFDGVPEALHALKVEGVQIGIVTSNARDTVERVLGDDLRPLIDQWGCGASLFGKAAKTRRVMKAAGATAARTVSVGDELRDLDVAQALGLDFVAVAWGYTAPDRFAGLPGVRLCATPADLPTVVLPS from the coding sequence TTGCGAACCCACCCCCTCATCCTGTTCGACTTCGACGGCACGCTCGCCGATTCCTTCCATCTGTTCCTCGACGCGTGGACCCACGCGGCGCAGCGGCATGGCTTTCGCGCCGTCGATACGACCGACCTCGACCGCCTGCGCCGGATGAGCGCGCGCGACATCGTGGTCGAGGCGGGTTTGTCGCTGTGGAAGCTGCCGGCGGTGGTGGCGACCATGCGTGGGTATGTGCGCGAACGGGCGGACGAGGTGAAGCTGTTCGACGGCGTGCCCGAAGCGCTGCACGCGCTGAAGGTGGAGGGTGTGCAGATCGGCATCGTCACGTCGAACGCGCGTGACACGGTCGAACGGGTGCTCGGCGACGATTTGCGCCCGCTGATCGACCAATGGGGCTGCGGCGCGTCGCTGTTCGGCAAGGCGGCGAAGACGCGGCGGGTGATGAAGGCAGCCGGCGCAACCGCGGCGCGAACGGTGAGCGTCGGCGACGAACTGCGCGACCTCGACGTGGCGCAGGCGCTCGGGCTGGATTTCGTCGCGGTGGCCTGGGGCTACACCGCGCCGGACCGTTTCGCCGGGCTGCCCGGCGTGCGGCTGTGCGCCACACCCGCTGATCTGCCGACAGTCGTGTTGCCGTCCTGA
- a CDS encoding IS481 family transposase has product MNTHKNARLTYLRRLEMVLDMLERGLSASDAAKRSGVSSVTARKWLGRYLAEGPAGLADKSSRPARSPRSIAPEVALTIIELRRKLFLQSRIASYTGVSKATVSRVLRRAGLSRFSDLAPTESIQRYERQTPGELLHIDIKKLGRFTAVGHRITADYRKRTRGVGWEHLFVAIDDHSRIAFTDMHPDERKDSAVSFLRNAVAYYATLGVTVQRVLTDNGPAFHSFAFAQACNELGIKHKFTRAYRPQTNGKAERFIQSALREWAYGHSYPNSDLRKAALPLWNHFYNWHRPHHGIACNVPMSRLSNSQNNLLTLHT; this is encoded by the coding sequence ATGAACACCCACAAGAATGCCCGATTGACCTACCTTCGTCGCCTAGAAATGGTGTTGGACATGCTTGAGCGAGGTCTGTCGGCCTCTGATGCGGCGAAGCGTAGCGGCGTCAGCAGTGTCACTGCCCGCAAATGGCTGGGGCGCTACCTGGCCGAAGGTCCGGCTGGACTTGCAGACAAGTCGTCCCGTCCCGCCCGTTCTCCCCGAAGCATTGCCCCAGAAGTCGCGCTGACCATCATCGAGCTGCGCCGCAAACTCTTTCTTCAATCCCGGATCGCCTCCTACACCGGCGTATCCAAAGCAACGGTCAGCCGGGTGCTCCGACGAGCCGGCCTCTCAAGGTTCAGCGATCTGGCCCCGACTGAGTCCATACAGCGCTACGAGCGCCAGACGCCCGGCGAACTGCTCCACATCGACATCAAGAAGTTGGGCCGCTTCACCGCTGTGGGTCATCGAATCACGGCCGATTATCGCAAGCGCACCCGCGGCGTAGGCTGGGAACACTTGTTTGTGGCCATTGACGACCATTCGCGCATTGCTTTCACCGACATGCACCCCGATGAGCGCAAAGACAGCGCCGTGAGCTTCCTGCGAAATGCCGTCGCCTATTACGCAACGCTCGGTGTCACCGTACAGCGCGTGCTCACCGACAACGGACCCGCCTTCCACTCGTTCGCCTTCGCTCAGGCCTGCAACGAGCTGGGGATCAAACACAAGTTCACACGAGCCTATCGGCCACAGACCAATGGCAAGGCCGAGCGCTTCATCCAGTCAGCTCTGCGCGAGTGGGCCTACGGCCATTCCTATCCCAACTCCGACCTGCGCAAAGCCGCTTTGCCTCTCTGGAACCACTTCTACAACTGGCACCGACCTCATCACGGCATCGCTTGCAACGTCCCTATGTCCCGTCTCTCAAATTCGCAGAACAACCTCTTGACTCTTCACACCTAA
- a CDS encoding DUF1877 family protein produces the protein MSVTTHYGRVSEEQYTSMRNDPDGLAQFLTGVLPEDQLLYLDKASAVIAWLLSPLKRHEQAHFAAVVRADDIESFTPPDLGPEPPVDELLIPLEGRGAKDENLDAGMGPACVIDAKDVHRYALLLEEISEEKLREKLNFQELEEAALPIDYWLEEGEEIFAGYIVPLFEQLKTFYRVAASNNQKVLVWYS, from the coding sequence ATGAGCGTTACGACTCACTACGGCCGTGTTTCCGAGGAACAGTACACATCCATGCGAAATGACCCCGATGGTTTGGCTCAATTCTTGACGGGTGTTCTGCCCGAGGATCAACTTCTCTATCTGGACAAAGCAAGTGCAGTAATTGCTTGGCTTCTTTCTCCTCTCAAACGGCACGAACAAGCGCACTTCGCCGCCGTTGTTCGTGCTGACGACATCGAGAGCTTCACCCCGCCAGACCTTGGGCCAGAGCCCCCTGTGGATGAGTTGCTCATTCCCCTCGAGGGCCGTGGAGCCAAGGACGAGAATCTTGATGCGGGAATGGGGCCTGCTTGCGTTATCGATGCCAAAGACGTGCATCGATACGCCTTGCTGCTTGAAGAAATCAGCGAAGAGAAACTAAGAGAAAAACTGAATTTTCAAGAGTTAGAGGAAGCAGCACTGCCAATTGACTACTGGCTCGAAGAAGGCGAAGAGATTTTTGCCGGGTACATTGTCCCTCTTTTCGAACAACTCAAGACGTTTTATCGCGTTGCAGCTTCCAACAATCAGAAGGTACTGGTGTGGTACAGCTAG
- a CDS encoding antibiotic biosynthesis monooxygenase family protein, protein MILEIAQLQVKPELTAEFESAFGKAQTIIASMPGYLGHELQKCIEQVNHYMLLVRWESVEHHEVGFRKSAEYQEWRMLLHHFYDPFPTVLHYELTNGPGLAATKAD, encoded by the coding sequence GTGATCCTCGAAATCGCACAACTCCAGGTCAAGCCAGAGCTGACGGCAGAATTCGAATCTGCGTTCGGCAAGGCTCAAACCATCATCGCGTCCATGCCTGGTTACTTGGGTCATGAGCTTCAAAAGTGCATCGAGCAAGTGAACCACTACATGCTTTTGGTTCGCTGGGAGTCCGTCGAACACCACGAGGTTGGCTTCCGAAAGTCTGCCGAATACCAAGAGTGGCGCATGCTGCTGCATCACTTCTATGATCCATTCCCAACCGTGCTGCACTATGAGCTGACCAATGGTCCGGGCTTGGCGGCAACCAAGGCCGACTAA
- a CDS encoding hemolysin family protein: protein MDVALLFALILLNGVFAMSEIAVVSSRKARLIGLAEDGHKGAQAAVRLHDDPSNFLSTIQVGITSIGILSGAMGETVLADPLAAWLSGFPLIEPYARTVALSVVVVGITYFSVVVGELVPKRLALLAPEGIASLISRPMVLLARVARPLVWVLSVTSNAILRIAGARRTDEPPITDEEIKVLMGQGAEAGVFHQSEQQIVSNVLRLDELHVGAIMTPRKDIHAIDLDDPEDDIRRRIADSPYSRLLVCRDGLEHVLGVLQSGALLKQSLAGETIDRRSIEALLEPPLYVPDTVSTAQLLENFRRTRKHLALLVDEYGDLQGLVTVNDVLAAIVGDMSVPAAHEEADVVQRADGSWLVNGGTSIERVKSVLGIDDVLPGEDSGNFHTVGGLVLHMLGRIPVATDFFEVAGLRVEVMDMDRNRVDKVLVQRLEPLPAPVDAE from the coding sequence ATGGACGTGGCACTTCTGTTTGCACTCATCCTTCTCAACGGCGTCTTCGCGATGTCCGAAATCGCCGTCGTGTCGTCGCGCAAGGCGCGCCTGATCGGTCTTGCCGAGGACGGCCACAAGGGGGCGCAGGCCGCCGTGCGGCTGCACGACGACCCGTCGAACTTCCTGTCAACGATACAGGTGGGCATCACGTCGATCGGCATCCTGAGCGGCGCCATGGGTGAAACGGTGCTGGCCGATCCGCTGGCCGCCTGGCTGTCCGGATTCCCGCTGATCGAGCCCTACGCGCGCACGGTGGCGCTGTCCGTCGTGGTGGTCGGCATCACCTACTTCTCCGTCGTGGTCGGCGAACTGGTGCCGAAGCGGCTGGCACTGCTGGCGCCCGAGGGCATCGCCTCGCTCATTTCACGGCCCATGGTGCTGCTGGCGCGCGTTGCGCGGCCGCTGGTGTGGGTGCTGTCGGTCACCAGCAACGCCATCCTGCGCATCGCCGGTGCGCGCCGCACCGACGAGCCGCCGATCACCGATGAGGAAATCAAAGTGCTGATGGGCCAAGGCGCGGAAGCGGGCGTGTTCCACCAGAGCGAACAGCAGATCGTGTCCAACGTGCTGCGCCTGGACGAACTGCACGTCGGCGCCATCATGACGCCGCGCAAGGACATTCACGCGATCGACCTCGACGATCCGGAGGACGACATCCGCCGGCGCATCGCCGACAGCCCGTACAGCCGCCTGCTGGTGTGCCGCGACGGCCTCGAACACGTGCTCGGCGTGCTGCAGAGCGGCGCCCTGCTGAAGCAGTCGCTGGCCGGCGAAACGATAGACCGACGCAGCATCGAGGCGCTCCTCGAGCCGCCGCTCTATGTGCCGGACACGGTCAGCACCGCACAACTGCTGGAGAACTTCCGCCGCACGCGCAAGCACCTGGCGCTGCTGGTCGACGAGTATGGCGACCTGCAGGGGCTGGTCACCGTCAACGACGTGCTCGCCGCCATCGTCGGCGACATGTCGGTGCCGGCGGCGCACGAGGAAGCGGACGTGGTACAGCGCGCCGACGGTTCGTGGCTGGTCAACGGCGGCACGTCGATCGAGCGCGTCAAATCCGTGCTCGGTATCGACGACGTATTGCCGGGTGAAGACAGCGGAAACTTCCACACGGTGGGCGGACTGGTGCTGCACATGCTCGGCCGCATCCCGGTCGCCACCGACTTCTTCGAAGTCGCCGGCCTGCGCGTCGAGGTGATGGACATGGACCGCAACCGGGTCGACAAGGTGCTGGTGCAGCGACTCGAACCGCTGCCTGCGCCGGTCGACGCGGAGTGA
- a CDS encoding LysR family transcriptional regulator — protein MDRLDAMQLFVRVTELGSFSAVAQQMGVARSVVTRQIAALEAHLGAKLLARSTRRLSLTSAGTAYLEKCRVILNLVEAAETGIAEERQTPRGPIRLGAPLSYGLKRLSPLLLDFAERYPEVTLDIDYNDRRVNLIEEGMDLAIRVTAKLDPATVARRIGTSRLIAVASPDYLARHGTPATPEDLANHACLGYTAVATQPSWTFTTPDGRTVTVPLRSPLTASNGDVLTEAAARGMGLTCQPDFILDPWLADGRLVPVLTDCATPELGVYAVLPGNRHVPHRVRVLMDWLAERLMA, from the coding sequence ATGGACCGTCTCGACGCCATGCAACTTTTCGTTCGCGTGACCGAACTGGGCAGCTTTTCCGCCGTCGCCCAGCAGATGGGTGTTGCCCGCTCGGTGGTCACCCGGCAGATTGCCGCGCTCGAAGCCCACCTTGGCGCCAAGCTGCTGGCGCGCAGCACGCGCCGGCTGTCGCTCACCTCGGCCGGCACCGCCTATCTGGAAAAGTGCCGCGTCATCCTGAATCTGGTCGAAGCCGCCGAAACCGGCATCGCCGAAGAGCGGCAGACCCCGCGCGGCCCGATCCGCCTCGGCGCGCCGCTGAGCTATGGCCTGAAGCGCCTGTCGCCGCTGCTGCTCGACTTCGCCGAGCGCTATCCCGAAGTCACGCTCGACATCGACTACAACGACCGCCGCGTGAACCTGATCGAAGAGGGCATGGACCTCGCCATCCGCGTCACCGCGAAGCTCGACCCCGCCACCGTCGCCCGCCGCATCGGCACGAGCCGCCTGATCGCGGTCGCCTCACCCGACTACCTCGCCCGCCACGGCACCCCGGCCACGCCCGAAGACCTGGCGAACCACGCCTGCCTCGGCTACACCGCCGTCGCCACCCAGCCGAGCTGGACCTTCACCACGCCCGACGGCCGCACGGTCACCGTGCCCCTGCGCAGCCCGCTCACCGCCAGCAACGGCGACGTCCTGACCGAAGCCGCCGCCCGCGGCATGGGCCTCACCTGCCAGCCCGATTTCATCCTCGACCCCTGGCTGGCCGACGGCCGCCTTGTTCCGGTGCTCACCGACTGCGCGACGCCCGAACTGGGCGTGTACGCCGTGCTGCCGGGCAACCGGCACGTGCCGCACCGGGTAAGGGTACTGATGGACTGGCTGGCCGAAAGGCTGATGGCATAG
- a CDS encoding transposase, protein MPRFKTPDYGLKLIPVDFAQQVLPGTFEFALCHLVDNDLDLTALRARYANDAGGAPAFDPAVLLKIVLLGYSRGLISSRSIATACRTNVLFMAVSGDSAPHFTTVAHFISSLGNEAQALFTEVLLVCDREGLIGRELFAIDGMKLPSNASKAKSGTRADFEREAAKTEAAVQRMIGEQKTRDAAGCDDEAARAQRTRERLSHEAAKIRDWLTRNPDDRRGAKGAVRLSNRTDNDSAKMATAKGVIQGYTGVAAVDAAHQIVVDAQAHGTGSEQELLLPVIDASSAQRKPNTAICADAGYHSEKNLAELDKRGIPAWVCDNGYRQRDPRYADQAKHKTKPDALWDKSEKAKEARTASRNRRYANTDFTEAPDRSRCLCPAGKHLYRNGGECTINGYAATKYTGAARDCVPCEQRTRCLRTPGTTKVRQVTFFRGKRGPTESHTERMKRRIDSTEGKRMIAARFATVEPVFGNLRHNKRLARFTLRGREKVDGQWKLYCLVHNIEKLGHHGCAN, encoded by the coding sequence ATGCCGCGATTCAAGACGCCCGACTACGGTCTGAAGCTCATTCCGGTTGATTTCGCACAGCAGGTGCTGCCCGGCACCTTCGAGTTCGCGCTCTGCCATCTGGTCGACAACGACCTCGATCTCACTGCACTGCGTGCCCGCTACGCCAACGACGCCGGTGGTGCCCCGGCCTTCGATCCGGCCGTGCTGCTCAAGATCGTGCTGCTTGGCTATTCGCGCGGGCTGATCAGCTCCCGATCCATCGCCACCGCCTGCCGCACCAACGTGCTGTTCATGGCCGTCTCCGGCGACAGTGCGCCGCACTTCACCACCGTCGCGCACTTCATCAGCAGTCTCGGCAACGAGGCCCAAGCGCTCTTCACCGAGGTGCTGCTGGTGTGCGACCGCGAAGGGCTGATCGGGCGCGAACTCTTCGCCATCGACGGCATGAAGCTGCCGTCCAACGCATCCAAGGCAAAGAGCGGCACGCGTGCCGACTTCGAGCGCGAGGCGGCGAAGACGGAAGCGGCCGTGCAGCGCATGATCGGTGAGCAGAAGACGCGCGATGCCGCCGGCTGCGACGACGAGGCAGCCCGCGCACAGCGCACCCGCGAACGCTTGAGTCACGAGGCGGCAAAGATCCGCGACTGGCTCACCCGCAATCCCGACGACCGACGCGGCGCCAAGGGCGCTGTACGCCTCTCCAACCGCACCGACAACGACTCGGCCAAGATGGCCACCGCCAAGGGCGTGATCCAGGGCTATACCGGCGTGGCCGCCGTCGATGCCGCCCACCAGATCGTGGTCGATGCCCAGGCGCACGGCACCGGATCGGAACAGGAGCTGCTGCTGCCGGTGATCGATGCAAGCAGCGCACAGCGCAAACCCAACACCGCGATCTGCGCCGACGCGGGCTATCACTCCGAGAAGAACCTCGCCGAACTGGACAAGCGCGGCATTCCCGCCTGGGTGTGCGACAACGGCTACCGGCAGCGCGACCCCAGATACGCCGATCAGGCCAAGCACAAGACAAAACCCGACGCGCTGTGGGACAAGAGCGAGAAGGCGAAGGAAGCACGCACCGCCAGCAGGAACCGGCGCTACGCCAACACCGACTTCACCGAAGCGCCGGACCGCAGCCGCTGCCTGTGCCCGGCGGGCAAGCACCTCTATCGCAACGGGGGCGAGTGCACGATCAACGGCTACGCCGCCACCAAGTACACCGGTGCTGCGCGCGACTGCGTGCCGTGCGAGCAGCGCACCCGCTGCCTGCGCACGCCCGGAACGACGAAGGTGCGACAGGTCACCTTCTTCCGCGGCAAGCGAGGCCCCACCGAATCACACACCGAGCGGATGAAACGGCGCATCGATTCCACGGAAGGCAAACGGATGATCGCCGCGCGCTTCGCTACGGTCGAACCGGTGTTCGGCAACCTGCGGCACAACAAACGGCTCGCCCGCTTCACGCTGCGCGGGCGGGAGAAGGTAGATGGACAGTGGAAGCTGTACTGCCTGGTGCACAACATCGAAAAGCTCGGGCACCACGGATGCGCGAATTAG
- a CDS encoding RNA polymerase sigma factor — protein MKTDLHRTLDAVWRIESARIIGALARMVRDVGLAEELAQDALVTALEQWPDKGVPDNPGAWLTATAKNRALDLLRHRSMQATKADALTWEIEAQLQDGAPPAPDSTLDEPIGDDVLRLMFVACHPVLSVEARVALTLKMVGGLATPDIARAFLVPEATLAQRIVRAKRTLSEARVPFELPGPAELGERLDAVLKVIYLIFNEGYAATAGEHWMRPALCEEALRLGRILAELAPQVAEVHGLVALMEIQASRLHARTDARGAPVLLLEQDRTRWDRLLIRRGLAALERVDALGGGYGPYALQAAIAACHARAAHADHTDWSRIAALYDALAQIAPSPVVELNRAVAVGMAFGPAAGLEVADALRDEPALRHYHLLPAVRGDLLAKLGRHSEACDEFRRAAALTQNERERELLTERARVSADAVR, from the coding sequence ATGAAGACCGACCTGCACCGCACGCTGGACGCCGTCTGGCGCATCGAGTCGGCGCGCATCATCGGCGCGCTGGCGCGCATGGTGCGCGACGTCGGCCTCGCCGAGGAGCTGGCGCAGGACGCTCTGGTGACGGCGCTCGAACAGTGGCCCGACAAGGGCGTGCCGGACAACCCCGGCGCCTGGCTCACCGCCACCGCGAAGAACCGCGCGCTCGACCTGCTGCGCCACCGCAGCATGCAGGCGACCAAGGCCGACGCGCTGACCTGGGAAATCGAGGCGCAGCTGCAGGACGGCGCGCCGCCGGCGCCCGACAGCACGCTCGACGAACCGATCGGCGACGACGTGCTGCGCTTGATGTTCGTCGCCTGCCACCCGGTGCTGTCGGTCGAGGCGCGCGTCGCGCTGACGCTGAAGATGGTCGGTGGTCTCGCCACGCCGGACATCGCACGCGCCTTCCTGGTGCCGGAGGCGACGCTGGCGCAGCGCATCGTGCGCGCCAAGCGCACGCTGAGCGAAGCGCGCGTACCGTTCGAGCTGCCCGGCCCGGCCGAACTGGGCGAGCGGCTCGACGCCGTGCTGAAGGTGATCTACCTCATCTTCAACGAGGGCTATGCCGCCACCGCCGGTGAGCACTGGATGCGCCCGGCGCTGTGCGAAGAGGCCTTGCGCCTCGGTCGCATACTGGCCGAGCTGGCGCCGCAGGTCGCCGAAGTGCACGGCCTGGTGGCGCTGATGGAAATCCAGGCCTCGCGCCTGCACGCGCGCACCGACGCACGCGGCGCACCGGTGCTGCTGCTGGAACAGGACCGCACGCGCTGGGACCGTCTGCTGATCCGCCGCGGGCTGGCCGCACTGGAACGCGTCGACGCACTCGGCGGCGGCTACGGCCCGTACGCGCTGCAGGCCGCCATCGCCGCCTGTCATGCGCGCGCCGCCCACGCCGACCACACCGACTGGTCGCGCATCGCCGCGCTTTACGACGCGCTGGCGCAGATCGCGCCGTCACCGGTGGTCGAACTGAATCGCGCCGTGGCGGTGGGCATGGCCTTCGGCCCGGCGGCCGGGCTGGAGGTCGCCGATGCGCTGCGCGACGAACCGGCGCTGCGCCACTACCACCTGCTGCCCGCCGTGCGCGGCGACCTGCTGGCAAAGCTCGGCCGCCACAGCGAAGCCTGCGACGAATTCCGCCGCGCCGCCGCGCTGACGCAGAACGAACGCGAGCGCGAACTGCTGACCGAACGCGCGCGCGTCAGCGCGGATGCTGTTCGCTGA
- a CDS encoding YciI family protein, producing MRYMIIVKATADSEAGVMPEEALMASMASYHEELMRAGVLLDASGLQASSKGWRVRYRGAGRSVIDGPFAETKELIAGYTLIQVASREEALHWTRRFPNPVGEGRDAEIEVRQVFELDDFAPGEAVERFRRMDKA from the coding sequence ATGCGTTACATGATCATCGTCAAGGCCACTGCCGACAGTGAGGCGGGCGTCATGCCGGAGGAAGCACTGATGGCTTCGATGGCCTCCTATCATGAAGAACTGATGCGCGCCGGCGTGCTGCTCGACGCATCCGGGTTGCAGGCCAGTTCGAAGGGCTGGCGCGTGCGTTACCGCGGTGCCGGGCGCAGCGTCATCGACGGCCCGTTTGCCGAAACGAAGGAACTGATCGCCGGCTACACGCTGATACAGGTCGCCTCGCGCGAGGAGGCGCTGCACTGGACACGCCGCTTCCCGAACCCGGTCGGCGAGGGGCGCGACGCCGAAATCGAGGTGCGCCAGGTGTTCGAGCTGGACGACTTCGCGCCGGGTGAGGCGGTGGAACGCTTCCGCCGGATGGACAAAGCCTGA
- a CDS encoding magnesium transporter, with the protein MSAHAPTANDPSAPSVLPADESAGRYLLAAVPRVHPAQTVDAVLADLRARHYDCLDIVCVVDDNESLVGIAPLPALFRAAQGARIDTVMQRDCPTVHAHTDQERVASLALHHGLDAMPVVDARGRLLGVVPTAALLHILRREHVEDIHRLAGITRETRRAREAIESPPLRRLRHRLPWLLIGLAGSMFATFIMAGFERTLALSPALAFFVPGLVYLADAIGTQTEAVAVRGLSLSHASVGTLVGGEVRTGLLIGLVLGGLTFPCVWLAFGDPTLAFAVALSLVMAGGIATTIGLFLPWLLARLGSDPAYGSGPLATIVQDLLTLLTYFAVASAVMGQG; encoded by the coding sequence ATGAGCGCCCACGCCCCCACTGCAAACGATCCGTCGGCGCCGAGCGTTCTGCCGGCCGACGAAAGCGCCGGCCGCTACCTGCTTGCCGCCGTGCCGCGCGTGCACCCGGCGCAGACGGTCGATGCGGTGCTGGCCGACCTGCGCGCCCGGCACTACGACTGCCTCGACATCGTGTGCGTGGTCGATGACAACGAAAGCCTGGTCGGCATCGCGCCGCTGCCGGCATTGTTCCGCGCCGCGCAGGGCGCACGCATCGACACGGTGATGCAGCGCGACTGCCCCACCGTGCATGCGCACACCGACCAGGAGCGGGTCGCCTCGCTGGCGCTGCATCACGGGCTGGACGCGATGCCGGTGGTCGATGCGCGGGGCCGGCTGCTCGGCGTGGTGCCGACCGCTGCGCTGCTGCACATCCTGCGTCGTGAGCACGTGGAGGACATCCACCGCCTCGCCGGCATCACGCGCGAGACGCGGCGGGCGCGCGAGGCGATCGAGTCACCGCCGTTGCGTCGCCTGCGTCACCGTCTGCCCTGGCTGCTGATCGGTCTGGCCGGCAGCATGTTCGCCACCTTCATCATGGCCGGCTTTGAGCGCACGCTTGCGCTGAGCCCGGCACTCGCCTTCTTCGTGCCGGGTCTGGTCTATCTCGCCGATGCCATCGGTACGCAGACCGAAGCGGTCGCCGTGCGCGGCCTGTCGCTGAGCCACGCGTCGGTCGGCACGCTGGTCGGTGGCGAGGTGCGCACCGGGCTGCTGATCGGGCTGGTGCTCGGCGGGCTCACCTTTCCCTGCGTCTGGCTGGCCTTCGGCGACCCGACGCTGGCGTTCGCGGTGGCGCTGTCGCTGGTGATGGCCGGCGGCATCGCGACGACGATAGGCCTCTTCCTGCCCTGGCTGCTCGCCCGCCTGGGCAGCGACCCCGCCTACGGCAGCGGCCCGCTCGCCACCATCGTGCAGGACTTGCTGACCCTGCTCACCTATTTCGCGGTGGCGAGCGCGGTAATGGGGCAGGGGTGA
- a CDS encoding DUF5677 domain-containing protein: MQEWPEWVFFNTVNALLADVVAKTREADSHRVGALYPFLDSVRESATSLQFLVIRQALRDSYVIARVIYETAVNACFLLTSPIELSARANAHAKQKTLRSLVRRIEIAGTPLFEFKYSGADELMQEPEHKKLLDEFTSKSGREISSWTSENVQQRLDAVHLAFGAEATKGLAFGLLMYRHASEIAHGTLYGTLFSWGALAPNRPLKSPGDLGIFRRAELRHLLKLVCFSLESLVRVTSSVLDAPSLGESAERALQDYYKDKNEGA; this comes from the coding sequence GTGCAGGAGTGGCCTGAGTGGGTCTTCTTTAATACGGTCAACGCGTTGCTTGCCGATGTAGTTGCAAAGACAAGGGAAGCTGACTCACATCGAGTAGGGGCGCTGTACCCATTTCTTGACTCGGTTCGAGAGTCGGCTACATCACTTCAATTTTTAGTAATCCGTCAGGCGCTTCGCGACTCGTACGTCATTGCACGCGTGATCTACGAAACCGCGGTCAACGCCTGCTTCCTGCTAACTAGCCCAATCGAGCTTTCAGCGCGCGCAAACGCCCATGCTAAGCAAAAGACTCTTCGAAGTTTGGTGCGCAGAATAGAGATTGCGGGTACGCCGCTGTTCGAGTTCAAGTACAGCGGTGCAGATGAGCTGATGCAAGAACCCGAACACAAGAAGTTGCTCGACGAGTTCACGTCGAAGTCCGGCAGAGAGATTTCATCGTGGACTTCGGAGAATGTTCAGCAACGTCTAGACGCAGTGCATCTAGCGTTCGGTGCCGAGGCTACAAAAGGGCTGGCGTTCGGGCTCCTGATGTACCGGCACGCCTCAGAAATCGCTCACGGAACACTGTACGGCACCTTGTTCTCATGGGGCGCACTTGCACCTAACCGCCCTTTAAAGTCGCCTGGCGACTTGGGAATTTTCCGACGCGCAGAACTGCGTCATCTGTTGAAGCTCGTGTGCTTTTCGCTGGAGTCCTTAGTGCGGGTGACTTCGAGCGTACTTGATGCTCCGAGTTTGGGCGAATCAGCAGAGAGAGCCCTTCAAGACTATTACAAGGACAAGAATGAAGGTGCCTAA